The following nucleotide sequence is from Pseudonocardia sp. C8.
CGTAGGGGGCCTCGTTCGCGATACCGATCTTGATCGTCCCGGCCTCCCGGGCGGCGGCCAGCGTGCCGCCCTGGCCCCCGCCCCCGCCGGTCTGGGTGCAGGCCGAGAGCACCGCGGGCCCGCCGAGCGCCACCGCCCCGGCCACCGCGACACGCCGGAAGAACTGCCGCCGGGTGTAACCACCATCGGACATGAGGGCCTCCTTGCCGGTGTCCTGCACGGCATGCCGGTAGGCAGCAGAACCTAGGGGGCACTCGATCGTGGCGGCATAGTCGTTACCGGACCGCAATCCGAATTAGGGCGTGTCGTGGCCCGGAGACCTGCGGCCGGCGAATCAGAACAGCAGCAGGTCGTCGCGCTGCATCCCGCGCAGCGCGTCGTAGTCCACGGCGACGCAGCGGATCCCCCGGTCGGTCGCCAGGGTCCGGGCCTGCGGCCGGATCTGCTGCGCGGCGAACACGCCCTGGACCGGGGCGAGCAGCGGGTCGCGGTTCATGAGCTCGAGGTAGCGGGTGAGCTGCTCGACGCCGTCGATCTCGCCGCGGCGCTTCACCTCGACCGCGACGTGCCCGCCGTCGGCGTCACGGCACAGCAGGTCGACCGGGCCGACGGCCGTCATGTACTCGCGGCGGACCAGCGTCCAGCCGTCGCCGAAGGTCTCCGGGTGCGCGGCGAGCAGCTCCTGCAGGTGCGCCTCGACGCCGTCCTTGACCAGGCCGGGGTCGACGCCGAGCTCGTGGGACGAGTCGTGCAGCACCTCGTCGATGGTGATCACGAGCGACTCGTCGGCCTTGTTGCGCACCGTCCACACCCCGGACTCCTCGGTGAGCCAGCACGGCGGCGACATCCAGTTCAGCGGCTTGTAGGCGCGGTCGTCGGCGTGCACGCTCACCGAGCCGTCCGCCTTGACCAGCAGCAACCGGGGGGCCATGGGGAGGTGGGCGGTCAGCCGTCCGACGTAGTCCACCTGGCAGCGGGCGATGACGAGACGCACCCGGCTCACTGTAAGGCGACGGCGGCGGGCCGGGTGGGGCGGGTGAGCGGTGCTGCGCCAGGCTGGGCGGGTGATCGAGCAGACCGCCACCCGCCTGGTCTACGCGAACAGCTGGATGACCGTCCGGGAGGACCGCATCCGCCGCCCGGACGGCACCGAGGGGATCTACGGCGTCGTCGACAAGCCGACCTACGCGCTGGTCGTCCCGCGCGACGATGCGGGACGGCTGCACCTCGTCGAGCAGTTCCGCTACCCGGTCGGCGAGCGCCGCTGGGAGTTCCCGGCCGGCACGGCGCCGGACCGGGACGACCAGGACCCGGCCGAGCTGGCGGTCCGCGAGCTCGTCGAGGAGACCGGCCTGCTGGCGACGACGTGGACGATGCTCGGCACCCTGGACGTCGCCCCCGGCATGTCCAGCCAGCGCGGCCACGTCTACCTGGCGACCGGGCTGACCGCCGGGCCGCCGCAGCGCGAGCACCAGGAACAGGACATGCGGGCCGCCTGGTTCACACCCGCCGAGTTCGAGGAGATGGCGCTGCGCGGCGAGCTCACCGATGCGCAGAGCCTCGCCGCGTACACCCTGCTGCGCCTGCACGACGCCCGGCGCTGACCGAGGGACGGGACACCGGTGGCGGCCGCCTCTATCGTGGGCGCCATGATTCCGGCCTCACCGCTGCGGCCCGCCGTGACCAGGTGGTTGCCGTGACGGCCGGCCGCGGCCTCGGGCTCGGCGACCCGGAGCGGGAGAACGCCGTCCTGCTCGACATCATCGAGGCCACCGCATCCGGCCCCGGGGTGGAGCCGCTGGCCGCCGCCGTCGCCCGGGTGATCACCGAGGCGACCGCCACCGACGTCTGCTTCGTGCACGTCCTCGACGACACCGACACCGCGCTCACCCTGGCCGGTGCGACCCCGCCGTTCGACGCGCTGGTCGGCACCGTGCACCTGCCGCTCGGCCACGGGGTGAGCGGCTGGGTGGCCGCCCAGCGCACCCCCGCCGTCATCCAGGACGACAAGACCTCCGACCCGCGCTACCTGCCGATCCCGGAGCTGCGCGGGGAGGACTACACCTCGATGGTGTCGGTGCCGATGCTCTCGGAGCCGTACGGCCTGGCCGGGGTGCTGAACGTGCACACCGTGCAGCGGCGCGAGTTCGGTGACCGGGACGTGCGGCTGCTGCTGGCGATCGGCCGGCTGCTGGCGGCGGCGCTGCACCAGGCCCGGATGCACCGGCGGCTGGAGGCCAGGGAGCGGGTGCACGAGCGGTTCGCCGAGCAGACCGTCGCCGCGCAGGAGACCGAGCGGCGCCGGCTCGCCCGCGACATCCACGACGGCATCTCGCAGCGGCTGGTCACGCTGTCGTTCCACCTGGACGCGGCCGGCACCCTGCTGTCGCAGGGCGAGGCCGGCGAGGCGCGCACCCAGCTCGCGCGCGCCTCCGAGCTGGTCGGCACCACCCTGGACGAGGCGCGGGCGGCGATCGGCGCGCTGCGCCCACCGGTGCTCGACGACCTCGGCCTGGCCGGCGCGCTGGCCGGGCTGGCCCGCGACGTCCCCGAGGTGGACGTCCGGCTCGACCTCGACGAGCGGCGGCTCGCCGACCACGTCGAGGTGGCGCTGTACCGGATCGCCCAGGAGGCGCTGCAGAACGTGCACAAGCACGCCGGCGCCGGCCGGGTGCTGCTGCGGCTGGCGTGGGGCGACACCGGTGTCCGGCTGGAGATCGGCGACGACGGCGCGGGGTTCGCCACCTCGGGCGACGGGTACGGCATGACCTCGATGCGCGAGCGCGCCGAGCTGATCGGCGGGACGCTGGAGGTCCGCTCGCTGCCCGGCTCGGGCACGACGGTCGTGGTCACCGCGCCGTCCGGCACCGACCCGTCCGGCGACGAGCTCACGCCGGCAGACCTGCCCGGCCCCGGCGCACGTACGGGGTCACCGGGCTCAACCGGAGCGACGCCGGCAACCGGACGAGCACCTCTCGACGACCGGTGAGCGTGAGCCGCCCGTCCCGGGCGGCCGCCAGCAGCTCCAGCATTCCCTCCCAGACCTGGTAGAGCACGCCGAGCGGCGACTCGATCGTCGCGTCGACCTCGTAGCCGGGGTCGGTGAAGCACAACGAGACGTCGTGCGGCTCGACCACGAACCAGAACCGGGTGCGCCGCGCGTCCGGCACCCGCACGTGCACCACCACCCGCCGACCCCCGAACGGAGCCGGGTCGATGCCGCCGCAGATCCACCACATCAGCACGACCGGGTCCAGCTCGTCCGGGCGCGGCTCCCCGAACGCCCACCGCGCACCCCATTCGGCCAGCCCGAACAGCATCGGGCGGAGCTCCTCGCAGGCCGGTGTCGGCAGGTACCGGCCCTCGGAACGCACGATCAGGCCGTGCCGCTCCAGGTGGTCGAGCCGCTTGGACAGCAACGCCCGCGACATCCCGGCAGGCCACGGGCGAGCTCGTTGAACCGGGTCGCGCCCACGAGCAGGTCCCGGATCACGAGGAACGTCCACCGGTCGCCGAGCAGCTCGATCGCCCGGGTGATCGGACAGTACTGCCCGTAGCGTGTCATGCCCCGAAGGATGCTCCCGGCGGTTCATTTTCAGAACTGGGCGAGCCCGCGCGGCCGCCCCACGCTGAGCTCCATGACCACCACATGGGCACCCACCACGATCACCGACGACGCCGTGTCCGCCCTGGCCACGGCGGTCGGGCAGGCCGCTGCTCCGTTCGAGGAGCAGCACGACCGGGACGCCACGTTCGTCACCGAGGCATACGCAGAAATGACGACCCGCGGGTACCTGCGGCTCGCGGTCCCGGCCGAGCTCGGCGGGCTCGGCGCGGACACCCGCCAGGTGCTGCTCGCCGAGGAGGAGCTGGGCAGCTGGTCCGGCGCGGCCGCGCTGTCCGCCGCGATGCACCTGTACCTGACGCTGCTGCAGCGGCGCCGGTGGCGGGGCGGGGCACCCGACGCGGAGCGGGTACTGCGCCGGGTGGCCGAGGACGGCCTGATCCTCGCCACCAGCGGGGGCTCGGACTGGGTCCGGCCCACCACCGTCGCGACCGAGGTCGAGGGCGGGTACCGGTTCGACGGCCGGAAGACGTTCTGCAGCCAGGCCCCGGTCGCCGGTGCGCTGTCGACCTCGGCGGTGCTCGGCCCACCGGGGCCGGGGGCCACCGTCCTGCACGCCGGGGTGCCGATGACCGCGCCCGGCGTCACGGTCGTCGAGACCTGGGACACGCTCGGCATGCGGGCACCGCCAGCCACGACGTCGTGCTCGACGGCGTGTTCGTGCCCGCGGGGGCGTCGTCGGCACGCGGCCCTACGGCGAGCTGTCCGGCCCCCTGCTGGCGGCCGCGATCCACTTCGCGCCGGTCGCCGCGGCGGCCTACCTCGGGGTCGCGCGGGGTGCGCTCGCCGAGACCGGGCGGCTGCTGGCCGCCCGGACCGATCCGCCGGCCTCCGCGGTGCGCCGGCTCGGGGAGGTCACCGCACGGGTCCGCGGGGCGCGCTGGGCGCTGCACGGTGCCGTCGCCGAGGTCGGCGAGTACCCACCGCTCGACGAGGCGACGCTGGCGACCGTGATGACCGCCAAGCGGCAGGCCGTGCTGGAGGCCCGGGCCGCCGTCGACGGGGCGATGGAGATCGTCGGCGGGCCCGCGTTCCATCGCGGCTCGGCGCTGGAACGGGCCTACCGCGACGTGCGTGGCGGCCCGTTCCACCCGCTGCCGCCGGAGTCGACGCTCGAGCTCCTGGGTACCCGTGCCCTGCGGGCGGCCGCGCGGACCTGAACCTCAGGACGTGCGGACCGGCAGTTCCGCGACCCGGCTGAATCCCGGCTGCACCATCCACGGGATCTCCCGGGCCGGGACCGCGAGGGCGAGGTCACCGAACCGCTCGAACAGCATCCGCAGGGCCACCTCGCCCTCCTGCCGGGCCAGCGCCGCGCCCAGGCAGTAGTGCGCGCCCTGCCCGAACCCGAGGTGCCCCTCGCCGCGCCCGGTCTCCCGGCGGACGTCGAGCTCGTCGGGCCGCTCGTAGGCCCGCGGGTCGTGGTTGGCCGCGAGCAGCCCGGCGGTCACCGGGGTGCCGGCCGGGATCGGGACCCCGCCCAGCTCCACGTCCTCGACCGGGTACCGGAACTGGGTGAACTGGACCGGCCCGCGCGTCCGCATCAGCTCGTTCACCGCCTGCGGCCAGCGGTGCGGCTCGGCCCGCAGCACGGCGAGCTGGTCGGGGTGGGTCAGCAGGGCCAGCACGCCGTTCGAGATCAGGTGCGCGGTCGTCTCGTGACCGGCGATCACCAACGCGAAGATCATCGTGACCATCTCGCGGTCGGAGAGCCGGTCGCCGTCCTCCTCCTGCGCGGCGATCAGCGCGCTGACCAGGTCGTCGGCCGGTTCCGCGCGGCGGGCGTCGATCAGCGCGTGCGTGTGGTCGACGGCCGCGCGCAGGACCCCGGACATCCGTTCGGGGTCCCGGCTGGTCAGCACCCGGCCCCACTCGTGCCACTGCGGCCGCTGGGCCTCGGGCACGCCGACGAGCTCGCAGATGACGGTGATCGGCAGCGGGTAGGAGAACGCCTCGACGAGGTCGACCCGCCCGGCCGCGGCGATGTCGTCGAGCAGCCGCGCGGTGATCTCCTCGACCCGGGGGCGGAGCGCCTGCACCCGCTTCACGGTGAACGCGCGGGACACGAGCTTGCGCAGCCGGGTGTGCTCCGCGCCGTCGGTGGTGAGGATGTTCCGGATCAGGTAGCCGGCCAGGTCGTCGTCCAGCCCGAGCTTCTGCAGGATCAGCTCCCGCACGCCCGGCCCGCCCGCGAGCTCGGGGTCGTTGACGAACCGCGGGTCGGTGAGCACGGTCCGGACGTCGTCGTACCGGGTGACCAGCACGACCGGCGGCGAGCCCAGCATCGTCACGTGCGTGACCGGCGCCTGCTCGCGCAGCCGGGCGAACCCCGTGTAGGGGTCGGCGGTGAACTCCGGTGCCGTCAGGTCCTGCACCTCGGTCGGCGTGCTCATGGCGTTGCTCCCCCTCGTGGTGGTGGCGCGTCGCGGCCGGGATCACCGGACGCGGCGGCGCCATTCGGTGTCGATGTGGTCGATCAACGGCCGGTACAGCGCGGCCACCTCCGCCGCGACCCGCGCGGCGCCGGACTCGGGGGCCGGGCCCGCCAGCAGGCGGCGGACGGCGTGCTCGATCAGCTCGCCGCGGCGGCCGCTGTCCGCGGGCACGAACG
It contains:
- a CDS encoding helix-turn-helix domain-containing protein, which gives rise to MTRYGQYCPITRAIELLGDRWTFLVIRDLLVGATRFNELARGLPGCRGRCCPSGSTTWSGTA
- a CDS encoding GAF domain-containing sensor histidine kinase, coding for MTAGRGLGLGDPERENAVLLDIIEATASGPGVEPLAAAVARVITEATATDVCFVHVLDDTDTALTLAGATPPFDALVGTVHLPLGHGVSGWVAAQRTPAVIQDDKTSDPRYLPIPELRGEDYTSMVSVPMLSEPYGLAGVLNVHTVQRREFGDRDVRLLLAIGRLLAAALHQARMHRRLEARERVHERFAEQTVAAQETERRRLARDIHDGISQRLVTLSFHLDAAGTLLSQGEAGEARTQLARASELVGTTLDEARAAIGALRPPVLDDLGLAGALAGLARDVPEVDVRLDLDERRLADHVEVALYRIAQEALQNVHKHAGAGRVLLRLAWGDTGVRLEIGDDGAGFATSGDGYGMTSMRERAELIGGTLEVRSLPGSGTTVVVTAPSGTDPSGDELTPADLPGPGARTGSPGSTGATPATGRAPLDDR
- a CDS encoding cytochrome P450; this translates as MSTPTEVQDLTAPEFTADPYTGFARLREQAPVTHVTMLGSPPVVLVTRYDDVRTVLTDPRFVNDPELAGGPGVRELILQKLGLDDDLAGYLIRNILTTDGAEHTRLRKLVSRAFTVKRVQALRPRVEEITARLLDDIAAAGRVDLVEAFSYPLPITVICELVGVPEAQRPQWHEWGRVLTSRDPERMSGVLRAAVDHTHALIDARRAEPADDLVSALIAAQEEDGDRLSDREMVTMIFALVIAGHETTAHLISNGVLALLTHPDQLAVLRAEPHRWPQAVNELMRTRGPVQFTQFRYPVEDVELGGVPIPAGTPVTAGLLAANHDPRAYERPDELDVRRETGRGEGHLGFGQGAHYCLGAALARQEGEVALRMLFERFGDLALAVPAREIPWMVQPGFSRVAELPVRTS
- a CDS encoding NUDIX domain-containing protein; the encoded protein is MEQTATRLVYANSWMTVREDRIRRPDGTEGIYGVVDKPTYALVVPRDDAGRLHLVEQFRYPVGERRWEFPAGTAPDRDDQDPAELAVRELVEETGLLATTWTMLGTLDVAPGMSSQRGHVYLATGLTAGPPQREHQEQDMRAAWFTPAEFEEMALRGELTDAQSLAAYTLLRLHDARR
- a CDS encoding acyl-CoA dehydrogenase family protein, producing MHFAPVAAAAYLGVARGALAETGRLLAARTDPPASAVRRLGEVTARVRGARWALHGAVAEVGEYPPLDEATLATVMTAKRQAVLEARAAVDGAMEIVGGPAFHRGSALERAYRDVRGGPFHPLPPESTLELLGTRALRAAART
- a CDS encoding helix-turn-helix domain-containing protein, which encodes MSRALLSKRLDHLERHGLIVRSEGRYLPTPACEELRPMLFGLAEWGARWAFGEPRPDELDPVVLMWWICGGIDPAPFGGRRVVVHVRVPDARRTRFWFVVEPHDVSLCFTDPGYEVDATIESPLGVLYQVWEGMLELLAAARDGRLTLTGRREVLVRLPASLRLSPVTPYVRRGRAGLPA
- the nucS gene encoding endonuclease NucS — protein: MRLVIARCQVDYVGRLTAHLPMAPRLLLVKADGSVSVHADDRAYKPLNWMSPPCWLTEESGVWTVRNKADESLVITIDEVLHDSSHELGVDPGLVKDGVEAHLQELLAAHPETFGDGWTLVRREYMTAVGPVDLLCRDADGGHVAVEVKRRGEIDGVEQLTRYLELMNRDPLLAPVQGVFAAQQIRPQARTLATDRGIRCVAVDYDALRGMQRDDLLLF